In the genome of Candidatus Poribacteria bacterium, one region contains:
- the rplB gene encoding 50S ribosomal protein L2 yields the protein MAVKTYSPVTPSRRFITGDAFEEVTQRQSEKSLTTGLKKKGGRNSLGRMTVRRRGGGHKRRYRAIEFKRDKCGIPAKVTSIEYDPSRSARIALLHYADGEKRYIIAPLGLQVDDVLNAGPDAPIRVGNALPLERIPLGTSIHNIEMQPGKGGQLVRSAGAVAQLVDREGKYARIQMPSGEVRLLPVTCMATIGQVGNVDHANLSIGKAGRNRWKGHRPKVRGVAMNPHDHPHGGGEGKSAGGRHPVTPWGVPTKGYKTRDPKKRSGRYIVSRRK from the coding sequence GTGGCAGTTAAAACATATTCACCCGTCACACCCAGTCGTCGATTTATTACAGGGGACGCTTTTGAAGAGGTGACCCAGCGGCAATCCGAAAAATCGCTAACAACGGGATTAAAGAAAAAGGGGGGGCGTAATTCGTTGGGGCGTATGACCGTCCGTAGGCGCGGTGGTGGTCATAAACGACGGTATCGAGCTATTGAATTTAAGCGTGATAAATGTGGAATCCCCGCTAAGGTTACCTCGATCGAGTATGACCCGAGTCGATCTGCCCGTATTGCCCTGCTTCATTACGCCGATGGAGAGAAACGCTATATCATCGCACCTCTAGGACTACAGGTTGATGATGTATTAAACGCTGGACCAGATGCGCCCATCAGAGTTGGCAACGCTTTGCCGCTTGAAAGGATCCCTCTCGGCACTTCGATACATAACATAGAAATGCAGCCGGGTAAAGGCGGGCAACTCGTACGAAGCGCAGGTGCTGTGGCACAATTAGTAGACCGTGAAGGAAAGTACGCACGTATTCAAATGCCTTCCGGCGAAGTTCGCTTGCTTCCTGTGACATGTATGGCAACGATTGGACAGGTCGGTAATGTTGATCACGCAAACCTATCTATCGGTAAAGCAGGACGAAACCGATGGAAAGGACATCGTCCCAAAGTGCGCGGTGTGGCAATGAATCCCCATGATCATCCGCATGGCGGTGGCGAAGGAAAAAGTGCTGGTGGAAGACACCCCGTAACACCGTGGGGAGTTCCAACCAAAGGATATAAAACAAGAGATCCTAAAAAACGATCTGGCAGATATATTGTCAGTCGGCGGAAGTAA